From Branchiostoma lanceolatum isolate klBraLanc5 chromosome 16, klBraLanc5.hap2, whole genome shotgun sequence:
ggcgaggagtatggctaaacatgctatatttgctcgcaaatgttgcctttctagttataacGTTGTTTTAGATGGactcttaaccctatccagactggccTTTTTCTTTATatcggaggggggggggggtgctcatttcgaaaaaacaaaaactgattGGAGttcagaggggggggggggggctcatttcgaaaaaacaaaaactaattggagttcagagatgaaaaaaaaagcatgtaGCTAATAGAGATATGGGTGTTGATATATGTGCAGTTTTAGTCTCCTACTCCTACACTAGTTGCATGTGGGCCATACTTTACTTTTACTGCTTCAAACTTCCAATGGTGTGTTCATTTTGACATCGACTCAGTCGTTGGTGAAAATAATACAACACACTTAGATATTTCAGTCACGAAAAGACATGTTCccttacatttgtgccaaattttatctcatttcatacaaacatGAATCTGCTATGTATGGTAAATAAGGCGTTTTATACTGACTTCCCTTCTTACCTAGAAAAACGgcctattttgtttttattcatcGTAAATCAGATTGTAATCGGACACCTGCTACCTCCGGGTCCGGGAAATGTCATTCAAACACGTTCCATTTTTAACCGTGAGACGTGCGCGGTGACATAGGCAGCAAAATCCCCCTATGAcgaaaccagtttgtgtggttcagaTTCGTCTATTACAGTacaatcattatcattatcataggGTGGCTATCCAATATGCGTGGTCAGAACGAGTTTAATTTGCTACAAAAACAATTAGCTCAacctttttttaacattttcaatTCCATGGACCTACTGTAACAAAACATTCAAGATAATGGCAAGACGACTAGATCAATTGAAAAGACAACTACTGCTCTGAGAGCGCTATCGAGCTTTCTTGTGACACCAACTTTGAGCTCTCAACTTTGTGATCGGCAGCTTTTTCGTTAGACCTCATTTTCTATTGGATTTTTAGACGCTTCCAAGTTCTTTATGTCAGcttttgtgtacattttcaggtctcTGCTGTGACAATACCACTGAAATCATAAACGGCCAGGTTAATGCTACCGACGGTTACTGCTATGGGGACGACATCCAGTTCTTTTGTGATCCTGGGTACGAGCTCATCGGTAGGTCTTCGGCCACTTGCCAAGACGACGGTAGCTGGGGACGAGAACTTCCAACTTGCAAACGTGAGttaagctatggtcacactaaactcacgtcgtacctgcgatggggtttcttccgtcatgacagcgccgtacgtcgtacgtttggggaaaaccgggtgcaatagttaacacatacaaagtggtggtcacatataacgtaggtacatcgtacgatgttttttttgtactgtacctactaggtcaatcgcaggtaaatcgcacgtaaaagtagccatcgccgagcgtcctacgtcgaaaaatacagctaaagatgattttgaacatgtttaaaattttccctccgtcgccgtacgatttttattgcccccaatacagacttcactatggccttctttttataccaatgaggtgaaaaatgtatacatttcgatcgatccctgatattgtcgatgttgttgaaaagtgcagccaccagagcacagtggcaaccGTTGTACAAcgcgcccgctgaagagcctgctttcaaggctatgattttccacgtgtcagatcaagTATCGcgcgcaggtgatgcatacgattgtttcatggctatacacacgtgggttcataattataTCAGACCTCAGTCCCATCCTGTCTCTACTTTTAGTTTGCCAGGAGAACAGTTTGCGGATGGCCCAGACAAAGAATATGACAGGCCAGTtgtattgtccatcaaaaagaaagcacataatAGGCATAAAACGTCAAACgaaaactgaaaatagagaaaggataggactgaggtatgatctaattataaacccaggtgtatacagacataaagcaattatatgCGCCTGGTTCTGGACCTGACACGTAGAAAATCTAAACTTGGAAGCAGGCTATTCTACGGGCACattgttttctggttgctattgtcttatgatggttacaatttgcatcagcatcggcaatatatcagggtaactgaaaccatcagaacatggtcgaaatgtatgaattcgtcacctcatcattagataaaaaggCCGCAATAAACCCTAAATATGAggctataaaaatcgtacggcgttggatgaaattttgaacattgcccgacgctctgcgatagctgattttacctacgatttacctgcgatttacctgcgatttacttgcgttgtacgggaaatgcatcgtacgtgcatcgtaggtacggcgtgagtttagtgtgaccggggctttaccGAAGCCTAGGCCGTTTCTGCAGTGTAGTGTTTTCTAAATATCTAGATCAGAAAGGAGCGAAAATATTTTCAGCCACTTCTAGGCCTTGTCATTTCCACTATTGCGTTTTATTTgtattgtttggttggttggttgtttggttggttggttggttggttggttggttggttcagAGCACATTGACAAACGCCAGACTGGCGATATGCCCTTTGTGCGTTTAGATTGAGAATATATGACATAAAGTCGACTACACTTCGTCAAGAAAATTTAGTTTCCGAGGACGGAAACTAAGCTGACACTTTTCTATCGCCGATATGTTTCTTTTTAACCCTTAACAAGCACTATTCATGTTGCTGTTGCTCCCGAATGATTTTCCAAAGGCAGTTTGTGTCGTTCCCTGGCATTCGTCTGAAGTACTTAAGCCGTACGCTCGAAGGGCCCtatagcccctgtcacacttgtgcgtacatacaagcccgcatgagttgcgtattaagagcaaatgtctgtaaggatcaaacaatggtggcaggggtcaaaaaatcgatttggctcatattttgcacagtgatagtacttggcccacaacccctcaaaacagctttctttcttctcaaaaccgattgttgccatggcaacaggccaaacaagttttggggccattttccctcATTTGGGCATGTCAAAAACAGGAAAATTGGCTTACTTTAGTACAATATTGCGAGCACATACTTGAATATTAGGGAAAAATAAAAACGATACTAAAAAGAATAACTCTTCAGCTTTTCTAGGGTAGctttaaacttttaaaaaagtcaagttgaagtgcttgggcagcctgaaaacaatacagtgttttagGCTTttcaaaaaatgtaatatttgccCAACTTTGTAGCGCTGTAAGTACAAAGATGGTatttttttgcttcaaattcaaacCTTATGTACATGATCATATTTGCTACCAGTTGCATGCTTGCAAAGTTTAGGGTCTTATTTGGTTGTCACGTGGTTGCCTTCAGAAtaggtcatttttcatgtttgacgtaaaaatatgattttgagcCATATTTAAGATGCAATATCTGAAGGGAGAACAGTGATCTAATTTAACTTAATGTCAGAGGTAGCCTTATGTATTGTTTATGAAACGAttgcttgtagaggttggggtctTGTTCCGTTTTCgtgaacttgtccctaaaagtaggccatattttgaaTATGTGCAGAATCGGCATTTTGGGCTGTGTTTGATGCTTTGAGAATCTCAAAGTGGGGTATTGTTTAAATTCAAATATTTCCCAGTAGTGACCCCATGTGTTGTCTATCAATTGAGTGCTTGTAGTGGTTGGGGTCTTGTTTCATTGCCGGGAACTTGTCCCTAAATGTAGGCCATTTTTTGAATATGTGCAGAAACTAACATTTCGGGCTacgttgatgttttgaaaatgtcaaagtggggTATTGTTTGAACTCAAATTTTTATCAGCAGTAACCGCATGTTAAATCTATCATTTGAGTGCTTGTAGACGTTGGGATCGTGTTTCATTGCCGTGTACTTGTCCCATAAAGCAGGCCATTTTTTGACATGTGCAGAAATCGACATTTGACTATGTTTGATGCTCTGAAAATGTCAATGTTGTTTGAAGTCAATCTTTACCAAAAGTCACTTTTACCAAAAGTCACTCCATGAATTTACCACTGagatatcatgaccatagcatgttcaaatAAGAGATCTctaaagtgaaagttcccctgcagtgcCATAGAAAGTCACTAGCTACATGTTGTATAGGAGGCCCAAAAGCCAATAatttcaaggtctcacaaagacctatcCACCTACCAAACATGACAacaattcttgagttatcgtccagttgactttcacattcctgtacaattcctagaattcttgcaaactgcacacaatatatctaCCATTAAGATAGCCCCTGAAGTGTCGCCAAAAAGCATCTAGTGGGCAGGGAAAAACACTATCCAAAGTGGAATACCGGTAATCACAAGAATCATCGACAGACAATAAAGCTTATCGTCATAAACaatttaaattttaaaaaaatctactttCAAAAGCTTCAATACTTAACGTAGTGCTCAATGTTATTTCTGAACATTAGCCTATATGGCCTAATTTAGGGGACAAATACTCAGCAAGAAAACACCATCCGAACTTCTATAATCATGCATTTGATAGATAAcatatttatttctatttattaCACAAGTATCTCTATGTACTGATAAAGAATCGAATTCAAataacatcctactttgacatcgtCAAAgctttacacatacatgtaagtgcaaATTGCTATAGGGTTCACATGTGAAgaatatgacctacttttagggacaagtgcACGGAAACGAAACAATACCCCAACCTCTACAATCACTCAATTGATAGACTATACCTGGGGTTACTTCTAGtagacatttgtacacaaacaacatcccactttgacattttcaaaacatcaacatagccCGAAATGTCGATTTCTgtacacattcaaaatatggcctacttttagggacaacttcacggcaatgaaacaagaccccaacctctacaagcactcaaTTGATAGACAACACATGGGGTCACTACTggggaaaatttgaatttaaacAATACCCCACTTTGAGATTCTCAAAGCATCAAACACAGCCCAAAATGCCGATTTCTGCACATGTTCAaaaaatggcctacttttagggacaagttcacGAAAACGGAACAAGACCCCAACCTCTACACGCAATcgtttgatagacaatacataaGGTTATCTTTGATATAAAGTTAAGTTAGATCAGTGTTCCCCCTTTTCAGATATTGCATCTTGAATATGgctcaaaatcatattttacgtcaaacatgaaaaatgacctacttctgagggcAACCACATGACAACCAAATAAGACCCCAAACTTTGCAAGCATGCAATTGATAGCaaatataatcatgtacataaggtttgaatttgaagcaaaaaaatTACCTCGATGTGTTTTTATTGGCTACACAGGGAATTCTCGTAATATCTAAagttattaaacaaaatagtatgtattgttctTTTTAAGGTGTACTTAAATTATATTACGTAAATCGTTACCACGttgacgtcataatgacgtcattaaattacgtcacgtgttgttaacgaccccttgggatccgccatcttggatcggacattttgaaattttcaaaaaatatttttttccacttatgacccaaAAAGCACAAGAAAttgactaaaaacattaatctagatgtttctggtaaagaaaatgccacgtaggAACGATTTTTAAGGCacaaaaagcctgttgataccaaAAATAGTGttatggtccgccatcttggattttgaccgattacgtcatcacattagcaaaaattatgaatattaaatcatgaaagttacatccaATTACAtttgatgctatacatgtaggaatactagtgtggttgagcaagaaaacctaagaaatatcattgttttaaaaaaatcagtgatttttgcataaaatgcctttcagaaacccgttgccatggccaCACGAAAAATGATGAACTTATACAATTATTATAATATTGGAAAAGTCACCGaatttggtagtcctagcatatgtcgttcggcagttatgcgatgtcaaagttggcgcgggcacttttagcccccccccccccccccttcccccagtctggatagggttaataaTTATTTCAACACATTCAGTACATACAGAAGAAAGTTCCACGTCCAACGGAGCCATCGTCGGAGCCATCTTCGGTGGAGCTTTCGCAGtggtagtagtggtagtagtggTAGTGGCAGTAAGAAGACGAAGGACGAAAAGAGGAAGTCAGGAGTATGCGGAGATGGAGAATATAACAGGTGAGTGAGatgttgtttttcctttttaatAGGAGATTCTTAGTAGGAGCCTCCACTCAGTGCGATCCTCGGTGAGGGAATTTCAGCTGGTATGGTCGATGTTACAGCACAGGGGCCTGGCCCTTATTTGGCAACGAGATCGACGTTAATGATTGAAAGCACCCAGTGGAGGGTCCGAATCATACAATGGCCCTATACGATATGTCGAGCCATTGTGGTCCTGATGCTGGGAAGTTTGACTCGGAGAAGGACAGATTCGCTGGAAACGTGATCTTGTCATTTTTTTAACACTAAGAGTCCATcccaagtcaccgcaagggttgctTTTGtcataattatcttcgccgagtacttgtactcggagaagattatgttttcggttgaaaaatctgttgggtgggtctttatgtatgtcaggagcataactcaagaaagcttcgatgaatctttatgattttttgtaggtgtgtagtggttgtgcaaaggaaggtcaagtcaaaaaatggttcacctggcggtttccaacagtactgcagcagactttgcattttttgtgtttgtatgtaggcaaaaaaagtgacggaaacgttgatggatcttcatgatttttgcaggtgtgtagatgttgtggaaacggaggtcaagttcaaaaatggtttcccttgcattttccgttggtactgcagctggctttatatgtgtgtgaatttgaatgtcgccagcataactcgaggtgctgttgacggctgtacatgatattcagttggtaggtaggagtgttaaagaggaaggtcaagttcgataatgggcctcctagcggataagtaaggtactgcagctgagttttaaattGTGTGGTCAAATTTGctggaagtgccaggttcatgatttttcaccaatacatagggtcttgaacagggaataggtggtgtaagtttggcccccctagcggcttgtttggacctgcagttggcgtttttgttgaaacctttggaggctaataactacagaaggggttgacggatcgtcatgatttttggtatttagATGGTATTTAGCttgggtaatgttttacataatcaaatacacattatgaaaaccaggaactaatttgcataataaatgcagaaagtttatctatccgcttaaagtttgtggtcgaattttttgcaggtactaaggttatgattttttgagtggtagatagatcttagGGCAGAGAGTgcgtgatgtaagtttgggcccccttgcggcttgccttaaactgcagtgggcctatttgtttgtaacttttgaggaagaataactcaagcaggggttgatggattattcttgaatttggtatatatgttccttaggtgatgatcaacataatgatatgctcattatgcagatcatgacctactttgcatcataattggcatatataggactgccgcaccatagtacgtggcatgtgttagtacacacctggcgtccagaatctaggtcaacagctggtgtcctgaatctaggtcaacagctagcttactagctgggcaattgaaaaaaaacagaactaaaatgtatctgttatgtttggtatgaagatttaaaagtgGATCTCACGATTGACGTAACAttgtaattatgccaaacaggacctaatttgcatgattaatgaaatgttttgaaatgtgctgagttctatgtttgtgcccgtttatatgcatttaagtcgtattctagtctttgtgaaagcttgtatcaaggtctgtatattgttctgttactagggctaaccctttgtaatagccttaacctttggtagccctggctgtacttatctacagccgaaaaaaaacaaataaaaacaaatcgcctttgaaaactgtgtcatccttcactgagaaagagaggctagTAATTATCGATTATAATCAAAttcgaaatatcaattattcaaatgacctcatttggattattgctgagattatactaagataataacactatgctcgtaattgactttttatattcatgttgggcattttgaaatagctgaatctgatcattgacatagccaagccaagttaaacaataagatgctgattatgcaaaacagggtctaatatttgatagagttatgctacttcactacgtttcgaaaatccatTTAGCATAGTGTCAAATCGCTTGGTCATAGCTAAGGTCACTAACgtgttaaccctatccagactggggggggggggggataaaagcgcccgcgccaactttgacatcgtataactgccgaacgatatacgctaggactaccaaacttggtgacttttcctaaaatttagttcgCAACAATATTGTGATAATTGTTAAAAtctatcatttttcgtgttgccatgcaATGGGTTTCTGGAAGGCATTTTATGCAgaaatcactgattttttttaaaacaatgatatttcttaggttttcttgctcaaccacactagttttcctacttGCATAGCATCATGTgaaattagatgtaactttcatgatgtaatattcataattcatgcTAATTTTATGCCGTAATCGgtaaaaatccaagatggcggaaaattacactattttaggtatcaacaggctttccgccttcaaaatcgtcattacgcggcattttctttaccagaaacatttagatcaACGTTTCTAATCTATTTCTAGTGTTTtgtggggtcataagtggaaaaaaaagtatttttgaaaatttcaaaacggccgatcaaagatggcggatcccaaggggtcgctaacaacacgtgacgtcatttaatgacgtcattttgacgtcaacgtagttacggTTGACGTTATATGTTTTAAAACGACAatacatacaattttgtttaatagctttagatattacgggaatttcctttttagccaataaaatcacatcaatgacgtcataattacgtcatattacgtcataacgtcaccaaaattctaggaattataaaactttacatgaataTCACCCTctacaaatttgggaaggatacattcagaagttatgaaggggggccgaatgcccccccccccccccagtcccagatatccccaaaaagcccagtctggatagggttaagggtccagtgagatggggggTTTAGTCCAAAACTACATTCGCAATGTTAGCCTCCGTAGTCTCTCTCCGCAGTCTCCACAGTCTCTATGCGAAGTCTCCACAGACGCTGTGTTTCACAGAGGTTATGTTTCACAGGGGCTTGGTTTTGCAGAGGCTCTGGGAGCCTACTTGGATGGCCTGAGGTATCGTTATTTGCAGTCTCCACTTTTAACACACAGTGACATAGTGCCAGTGGAGGATGCGGCGAGCGCGACGGTCCACAGAGGCTACCATTTGGGCCTTTTTGCTTTCTGTATGACAGTCTGCCTTAAGTACGAATCACTTTAAGTTCCCATTCCGTAGTGCATATGATGTTATTGTATTTTGAGGGAAATTTACCGAAAGATTTTAACGATTAGAAATATTTTCCACTAATTGGTTTTATCCCGAAGTCTGTTGTTGCGCTTCAAAATAGGTCTGCTTTTAGTTCCAAGTCCAGATACCCaagttttgaatatttcatacaaGTATGTCACTTAAAAACTTAGAAGATGTGATGTGAGGGATTGTGAAGGAAAGATACGAATAGAAATAGCGAACAGTAAGATTTTTCCGCAGTAGAATTTGACCACAATGTTCTTATCCCATGTTGTTGTACAGAACAAGGGTCGAGCATGGATGCAGAGGAGCCCCCCATGCCACGGTCACGGTTCCCGCAGTTCGAGGTAGATCCCAGTCGGGTGACGCTTGGCGACTTTCTTGGCAAAGGGGCGTTCGGCATAGTTTACCGGGCAACACTGACGCGAGACGACGGGACGAAGGACGTCGTCGTAAAAACGGTTAAAGGTTttgtatacatttacatttacaaacaCATACGCGTTATGCATCACGTTTTCAATGCGACTTAAAACGATATTTGCCAGCGTTCTAAACGCGACTAGATTTGCACGTTATTCAATTATACAGTCAAAGGGTGgatatttctatatatatattctggAGACTGGTATCTGAGAGACAACGGCAAAACAAGGAATTGAAAGGTTCATAATTGTcaaacatccaggtagtaagatacgcccaaaatagttactcaagcaactggatatctttttttaactttatccagttgcttgagttactattaTTGGCGTACGTAATTGGAAAAAATTCTGATAAATATGTATTGTGAAAGCTCCTCAGATTTTGAATAGCACCAATATGAACTGGTAAGCTGGTTGTCAGGTACAATTATGATTACCCTCGCCTTTCCGGTTACTCCAGCCGAGAGCCGGGTcagtatgtatgtcaagattatattcataactcaagaaacatTTGATTGATTGGACTGGAAATGTCTAAtgcaggtcatgtaaacagatggctcAACGAAAGTAGATCATGTAAACAGACCGAACTTGCACTACTGCTAGATACTGAAAAGTTACACCTTACTCCTTAAAAATATGATGTGGAATCAAGATCTAATCTATTCATATTCAgttactgtaccatttcataatcactttcaacttacaacaatGCAATATCGAACagttgtggcccatataatgtCAAAATACTCATATTGTTTTCATGACCAGCTGTAACATATATTAACACACGAGACACAGCTACTAGTCTTGGACctccaaatgatttttttaaagtcttagaTAAAGACAATCTCCATGTCTCCGGTCACGCCTTGATTATTTGACGAAGGTAATGTGTTCATGGTACAAACAAGTTTGCCATAATTTTCTAATGTTAAGCTCCATCCGTAGAGAATGCCAGTGAGGAAGAAAAGCTGCTTTTCCTGGAGGAAATCAGTGCGATTGTGAATCTGGGGGTTCATGAGAATCTGCTGGGTCTGGTCAACTGCTGCACGGTGCGAGACCATTTATATCTCATCACGGAGTTCATGCCGTACGGAGACCTGAAGAGTTTCTTGACAAAATGCAGACAGGTGAGCGACCGATATATTTTTACGACATATCTGGCCGCATGCATTCCAAAAGGATCTCATTCTGTTTTGATGATGAACAAATTGCTGGTGGTCAAAAACTGATAtcataaattatgtttttgAATAAGGAAAGGTagaaaattgttgaaaaaatgaGGAATCTATGTATCAGTTATGTGTCATAGTCTGCTACTTAAGCACACACATGCTGGTAGCCTTGTCGAATTTCTACACATGGGTATTACGTAATATACAATGCAACATTTCACGGTGATCAACTTCATGCTCGatgggtcacctgcggtcattgcaTGTTCCTACTGTAAATTCGCGCGATCAGGCACATTTCTCTGCATCAGGGGAAAAACTACTTCTTTTGACATATTTTACCCGTTTTCTGGAAAGTATAtctatgctggcactttgttgtggacaccTAACATGTAAGgtccccattccactgggacggcgctctcgccgcgctctcgcggCGACTTCAATTTGGCCAGAGAGCGTatcgagagcgccgtgagagcgcgtcGGAGCGCTGTGAGAGCGCgtcgagagcgccgtgagaacGCGGagggagcgcggcgagagcgccatgagAAGATCCAATGTGAAATAAAAGGGCCACAGctagcgctcaaggatcgcagcgagcgctccaCTAGGATTGAACGGtctcaactgtagttcaaacaaatttcattcttgaactGGTATATCTTGAATATCTGGGAATTTCGTGGTCAACTTATACTTTTGTTTATAGgtaatacaaataaacaaatgactaCAATTACGTACAAGCTTTCATTCAGATAAATTCCTTCAAATTTTATAGTCAGTAGTTcaaaaaaactttcaaaattctgtgatttacgttccTATTATAACGtagcatgaaaacaaaacaggttACATGACAAACAACgcagaaaaaaacatatttgcacATATTCGAACATAAGTTGAACATATATactattacttaagacacacgctgagcgaccgtgcagcgaccaaaattgaatttaatcCCCCCctttatttcaaaattcaaatatgatacaaaaggtAAATAGACTAATGAAAGATGATGATCAGTCTAAAATacacataaatacataaactatacatatattgaAACGTGTTGATCTAGTTTTTAATCACAATGGTTGAGAAATAGAGTTAATCGAGTTCAAAAAGTCCGTTTTTGGACACCTGCCGAACAACCTACGGCCTGAACGGGTGCGCGGTATGACGTCAGTAGTATATACACATGAGGAGGGGTTGTATAATCCGGGCGGCTCCAGGCGGTTCCCCATTAGCATAATATGTGTATGGTTGACAGgtgctcattagcataatatatatatatgattgacaggtgatcattagcataatatatgtatgattgacaggtactcattagcataatatgtgtatgattgacaggtgcccATTAGCATAATAGTTTTATGATTGACATGTGCTCATTAGCACAATAtgtgtatgattgacaggtacttattagcataatatgtgtatgattgacaggtgcccATTAGCATAATAGTTTTATGATTTACATGTGcacattagcataatatgtgtatgattgacaggtgctcattagcataatatg
This genomic window contains:
- the LOC136422299 gene encoding tyrosine kinase receptor Cad96Ca-like, with protein sequence MDAEEPPMPRSRFPQFEVDPSRVTLGDFLGKGAFGIVYRATLTRDDGTKDVVVKTVKENASEEEKLLFLEEISAIVNLGVHENLLGLVNCCTVRDHLYLITEFMPYGDLKSFLTKCRQKKTFGEPRDEIYNFEEMNMYQVARQIAEGMVSIKH